The Triticum urartu cultivar G1812 chromosome 5, Tu2.1, whole genome shotgun sequence genome contains the following window.
catcgtttctaaccacatcatcatcatcatcaccaggTTGCTCTTGATAGAACACTCCCTCGTATGTCATGGGGTTAATGTTGTAGTAATCGTCTTCATTCGGGTCTGGTAGCTTACCATGTGGCGACACCTTGAACACAACTTCCCAACCCTTTAGATACACTTTCTGGCACGGGTAAGGCAAATAATATACTTGTGTAGCTTGGGTAGCCGCAATGAAGAGATCGGCTCCGGCATAGACGGTTGATGGTTTAACTTCGACCAAACCAATGGAAGGCGTATGTTTTACCCCCTCCCGCGGATCGAACCATCGGCATTTGAACACAGGCAGACTTAGGGTCTCACGCCCCTGGCGGAATTCAACTTCGTATATATTTTGTACCCTTCTGTAGTAGTCTACTGAATTTTGACCGGGGGTGTACACTCCAGTATTTATAGTTTTGGGATCGGGGCGGCTGTTTTGGTGCTCCTCTGTATGGAAGCGATACCCATTCACATCATACTTTTTACATGTCATGACGGCAGGGTCAAAACCCATGGAAACCCATCTCAATTCATCATCCATAGATATGTTCGGATCTTTTCCCTACAAGTATAATGGAAATTGTTACGTGCATTAGTTCGGTTAACTAATAAATTTTGAAGTAGGTATTTAATAGGGGAGTGTGGAAAATTACTTTCTCCATGAACCAAGCAACAAAATTTTTACGTCCAGGGTTTCCATGACGGAGAAGAGTAAGTGCCTCCGCCTCAGTAGGAGGATTCACTCCCGTCCATTCCTCTTGAACGAAATCACTAAAAAAAGATAAGCGGTGTTAGACCGGGACTAAGTGAACATGAAACATGATGATGTGGAAGACATAAAGGAATGGTGTAGTGGTATTACCTCATCCACACTTCCTCAACttccttgatgttgtgcaagatatagaacatgaggtcctcccactcttgccgtgtcatcgccgtccgtgagggggggccacgcaccggagacgcgtcccgcctcttcggacatgccaccacaccaccccgcatgtatgaggggccggtgcgacgctccggtggcattgctacccctccagtgcccccgtcccgcctaaccctgtagcgtcaTTGCGTCCGGGCCTATTGTTTGTTTCGACTAGCCCTTGCTGATTAGTGGGTAGTGGCAACCAATCATGTGGATGGATCATCATAATAATCCAATTAAGTACTTTGCTAATGAACAATACGTACGTGGTTGTGATACTGCGGCGATCGGCTATTAGTTTATCTAGCGTTCAGATTTCTGATCTACGAGCATCAACTTGGCAAAAACTCAATCATGTAATGGCAATAATGGGCGTCGCTATTTGTACAAAGTTGCCATAAATATTACTCTAGTAGGAGTACTATTATTTTTGCATCAGTGGACTAATCGACGCCCGGAGCGCATGTCTCAGCCACTGGCGGCCGGTGATGCTGCGACGTGCGCCACATCGTCCCTTCCTTTCCAAGCCGGTGACGCCCCCCTCTCCATGTATTTTAAGGTTCCGCCCCGGAAATCGACTGACGAGTTGTAAATCCAGGCCAAAACCTCGAAAGCATAGAtagcaagcaagagatatatgCTCCCGAGAGCTTTGCGGTTTGATCCTAGCTCCAGTTTGAAACGTATGTGTTCACTAAGATGTCACTCTTTTTTTTTTGCGCGTGTGTATGGGAGAAGGCGGATTGCGAATGCCAACGATATGTTTGTAGCTAGCAGATAGCTACGTTTGGCAAAGCTTGGCATACCTTAGTACGGCTTCGTCGTGCGTTTGTACGTACGTACGTACTCTGTACATGCGCCTATGTAAGGTCCCGGGCCGGGGCCCGGAGAAGACTGCTTACACGGTTGGTCAGTGGTAACGTCGAGCCGCTCGCGTCGGCAAGTACGCTGTCGCCGGCCGACGCATTAACGaagccagccagccagccagccccGCCAGCCCCGCCAGATCGATCGTCCCCGCATTACCTAGACCGAATCTACCACCACTTCCACTTGCCCCGGTCTCTCCTCCTGACTGATCGAATCCAAGTGAAAGCCAGCAGCAAGTACCACATGAACACCAGCACGTGCCACACGAATCTACCACGTACTACCAGTGTACTACCACCAGTACTGAACTACTGCCGACAGCTGGACGGATCCACTTCGCTCTCAACTCTCGAGTCTGACCGTACGGCACGTACTTCGCACCTGCACAGTGGCTTTACGCCCCCTCACGTGTGAAAAAATAAATGAAACCACGTCGACGGGACAAACGGCGGTGGCGCTCCCAGATCCAGCGCCGACGCTCTGCCGCCATTTACTGTGCTGCCCTGTACCACCGTACTTGCTCCGCTCTCAGCTAGTAGCTCTCTGTCTGACGCGCGGGCCCCGTCCGACGTGGCCAGATCCCAGTGGCACTCGCCGGATCGCCCCGGGTCAGCCGCTGTCTCGCCCTCCCTGGCCAGCCCAGCCCCGATCCCGTCGGTGACCGGGCCCGCCGGACAGCCGCAGGGCGGGCCGGTCCACGCGCCGCGCGCGGTGTCCGCGGGGAAGCTTCCCGCCCGCCTCGTGCCGCGCCGGGATCGCGGCCGACGGACAGCGACGGACGCGTCCTGCACTCCACGCGCTCGCATCCCCGCCGTCCATCGCGGGACCGACGGCCGCGGCGCGTCCGTACCAGGCTGTCGGGCGCGGCTTCATTAAGCGTGCGCGCGCTTCCCTCGCTCGCGCGCCATGTACTGCTACGTACGTGCGTACGCGTGGCTCCCTCTCCTGCCCCCCGCCCGCGTGTATATATGGCCTCGACTTGGACACTGGACACAATCGCAGTCTCAGCAGCACTATCAGCATCCATTGCCGCCAGAGTTTAGCTCCTGTACACGCAGAGCGCACGGTACGACGTGCCAGGTAGTAGTACGTGCAAGTACCATGGAAGCCATGGCGTCGCCGATTCCCATGGACGTCGACAAGCTCAGCTACGAGATCTTCGCCCTGCTGGAGAGCAAGTTCCTGTTCGGCGCCGGTGGGGCCGGCTGCCTGTCCGGCCCGGGCACGCCGTTCCGGGGCGCCAACGACGGCCGCGTGCGCGTGCTGGCCGTCGACGGCtgcggcgcgggcgcgggcgaCGCGCTGCTCGCCGCGGCCGCGCTCGCCAGGCTCGAGGCCGGGCTGCGCCAGCGCGCCGGCGACCCCGACGCGCGCGTCGCCGACTTCTTTGACGtggccgccggcgccggcgcgggcggcgtgCTCGCGGCGATGCTGTTCCTCAAGGGCGCCGACGGGCGGCCGCGGTACACGGCCGAGGAGGCGCTGGCCTTCGTGGCCGGGAGCGTCGGGAAGGACTGGGGCGGCCGGCGCCGCGGGTGGACCAAGCTGTTCCGCGGAGGGGCGAGGAAGGCTGAGCGGTCCTTCCGGCGGGTGTTCGGCGACGCCACGCTAAGGGACACCGTGGCCCCGGTGCTCGTGCCCTGCTACGATCTCGCCACGGGCGCGCCCTTCATGTTCTCGCGCGCCGACGCTGTCGAGAGCGACAGCTTCGACTTCCGCCTCACCGACGTCTGCGCGGCCAcctgcgccgccgccggcgcGGCCGCGGCCGTCAGGTCGGTCGACGGGCGCACGGCCATCGCCGCCGCGTCCGGTGCCGTGGCGGCCATGGGCAACCCGGCCTCCGCGGCGATCACGCACGTCCTGCACAACAAGCAGGAGTTCCCCCTCGCCGTCAGCATGGACGACATCCTCGTGCTGTCCATCGGCACCGGCGCGTCGTCCTCTGCCGCCAGCTGCGGCAACGGCTGGAGCACGCCCATGCCCACGCGCTCGCCGTCGCGAGACGAGCTGGCGCGCGTCACCGCCCAGGGAGTCGCGGACATGGTCGACGAGGCCGTCGCCATGGCGTTCGGGCACGCGAGCGACAGCAACTACGTCCGCCTACAGGCCAGCAACGCACTCAATTCGCCGCACACGCAGACGGCAGGCGCGGAGGCCGGAGCAATGCTCTCGCAGCGGAACGTGGAGTCCGTGCTCTTCCGCGGGCGGAGGCTGTCGGACCGGACGAACGCGGAGAAGGTCGACGCCCTGGCGGCGGAGCTGGTGAAGGAGCAGGAGCGGCGGATGCGCAGCCCACTCCCGAACGTGGTCATCAAGCAGGTGGCGTCGCCGCGGCTGTCGTCGGCGACCACTGCCTCGTCGGTGACCGCGACGGTGAGGACGGCGTCGACGATGCCGTCGCCGGCGTCGTGGGATTCCCGCCAGTAGCTAAGTTATTGTTGGTAGGCCCTTGACGTGACAGGGAACTCGTGGACGTGCACACAGCGAGCGCGTGTTCTTTGGTTCTTTCCACTTGTGAGACACTGACGTGTGGGGGTGCGTGTTTGAAAATGTGATGTGGCCATGCAAATTCACCGAGCGAACTCTCTACTTGACACCTGGTCAGACGTAACGAGGGCAGGACGAATGCCCCCTTTTCCATGCTACAATGCCGCGTCAACACCACTTCTCTTTTCTATCACAACTTTTTCAGGCTGCTCGTAACGGGAGTATCataggtagtatcatgcatgccaactaagCAATTTTAATGAGGTGGCAtaaattaaatgaagaaagagaggcttgagtatcatatcagggcatgtacaatgattgataagatagtcttatcttaagtcttgcATGTGATTTAGTGATGACAAATTTTTTTGTCTACAATGAATCATCTCTTAGtcttatcttcaataactagcaattcctaaaaatgtggtgagacatattgtgctaagagatcacCTCTTGTTttctcttaaataagagaagacaaacCTTTTCTTATGAGTTCTCTCTCCTTCACCTCATTATCTATCGTACGTGGCACTCCTAAGCtagcaccattgtacatgccctcatgataccgtatcatattaaatgatgtgctactctgtgtcatgcatggcaataaatgtAGTCCTCTATGATACCaacatatgatactatgcattagggaCGTAGTATCATagactagtatcatatgcatgatactagtatatgatactccccattacaaccagcctcaGCAAACGATCACATGCTACTAGTGATTAAGTAACCAGAGAGCCATAGTACGCACAAACTAGTAGTACAAATGTTTCGAATAGAAAATAAAAGTTGGATGTAAAACCTTCAAAATTGTCTCTCTAGATCAACTTTAGTTACTAACCTTGCCAAACCTCTTCCATAAACTAGAAAATCGGCATCTGACTCTCTGAATGTAATGTAGTAGACCAAGATACACTTGCATGATGCTCTTAGGCTGGttatagtgggagtaacttagctagtgcttcctctgtaaactaatataagagcgtttagatcagtGATCTAAACggtcttatattagtttacgaaGGGAGTAACATAACGCATCTCAAAAAGTTTGTCTATGTGGCATGTAATTAATGAGGAGAAAGGTGTTTGAAGTAACATAACATGTTACCATCATATAGCACTTCCCAAGGCATGATGAATCTACAAGCTAATAAGGACAACCAACTATGACACTACTTCTATGTTACTTCccaaggtagtaacatagactagtgtcatatgcatgacactaatgtatgttactccccactatgactagccttatgATCATACTCATGTTggatcactagtagaaaaagagCCATTTGTCCTGGTTCataaggcccatctgtcccggttggggaaccaggactaaaggatcgttactaatgccctaggcctttagtcccggttcttatactaaccgggacagatgggcctccacgtggtcGGTACTGCGAGCCCAAGCAGgaggccctttagtcccggttggtggcaccaaccgggaacaataggcatccacgcgtcagctatTCAGGGGCTAGGTTTTTTTCTGAAATGAGGGGGGGGTGGATTTGGGGGTTTTGTATGGTTAAttaaggtgtttcatatattgtgttaggtagctaattaattaatagagagaagtgtcctctcttatctccgtgcttggtcgacgctacgtactatacatatagagaggccctcgacacgctagctagtaagaaaatgaaggaaaccattaagtacagaagttcttcatgcataccgagagaagtgatcgacctctccttcttcgAGAGATTGGTTGAACAACAAGTTTTTTtatatctatccgacgctactggctacatatatacaatataagatctcttacaatataattctctaattatatatgaactcagggtccacatgatattctccggctttattgatgacgtggtcaagaaagaatcccgctAATTCCTCTTGAATTTCTTTCATGCGATCTTCCGGTAGGATTCATTCCGCATCTCCCacgtctaatttgaagaaggaggttaatacatatatatgaatgaaactcaacagaaatgatggtgtaataaaaatgaaattgtgaatattattgcttacacacatcaaattgtcttttagagtagccccgtttatctttgcaagtcgcgttgtagatgaactcgcacacgtagtatccacagtaatcattcccttattcctgccacaagcactttacgagaaatagagatcaatcaaactgataatgaagcattataaatggcattgatgaaagtagctagaatcaatgggagatgcgcggaactagctagctagtagcacttactttcgggtatgtatatcgcagctccttcggcagtcccggagttTCTTCGGTGAGCTTTTTCCAAACCCTGCAAGACAAAGAAAATAATTATTATTTgagatatcaggaaatgaacaaaaagttgccgatatggtgcgataatgatcgattgaacttactcATTGAGAAttttagtcatgtccgcataggtctcgggatcttttcgtctcgagtctaagacagttactagtccctgctcaagcttaatctccaggagaatatagtggaagctgCGCACGCATGCGTAACTCATCagttacattactataacctcgctcgagtaataagggaaaccgaatatgcacaagacagtaacactcacttgaagttgtaaggaaagagtattttatctttATTTTGATTTATTATCAATGATTTGAGCAAGTTGGCCTCAGCATCATCGGCGTTCTTTTTAACCTGAAattcatctatgagatttgtgttaatgaacccaatatcatacaTTTCTGCTTTTCCGCACCcaacgatcttcaatctgcataatatagtgaggataatcatatatacatgcaatgaaagagctgagctatatatagacttaatgacagaagtagtacttatagacagtagcaagtgaccgttaatttatcgagggccttttgattgaaccactggaagaactcctcaaatggaacaatCTACAAATCAATCCCAACgaggtcgtgctcctctttaacactcagatacaaagtattcgtcccccagactctctgcaggttttcatgtaccaatcatggaatcttcgcatcatcgttgttagagatttttcatctttgacaagaggcttcccgtaatggtattggtgttcttccacctccaagaaatcataatgtacatcgttgGACAGGTAATCTTCAAGATTTCTATAACCgagcaccatcctcggatcattagcgacgatatcgctagacaccttgggcggggggcacgattggtccgcttgttcgccgagctgggcaatttttttcccaATTCGTCGTTCTGCTAACCTTCGATCACCGATAGTATTttccgaccgctccgcttcgataTATACCTTTGCagtaatgcgctcatagttgtcgatcgggtaggggcgcggcgggagggggtaggagaccaACATCGTTTTTTCTAaggtttgggtgtcctcgagagttttggtcgagcgagagggctGGGGGGTGCTCCCGACGTCCCCCCTCACTTTAAAAAAGAACTACCTTAAAAAAAAGACTTGCTTCACCGCGGGTGCTCGATCGGTGCGACGTGGACTCGGTGGACACACTTTATGAAAATGCGGTGGTGGCTAGGCCGGGCggttttcttttccttcttcattttttcctttgtttttttCTTATATGTTTGTTTTAGTTTTCATTCTACATTTTCGTACATATgaaaaaaataaagtttctatacAAAAGTGCACAATTTTTATGAACAAATTACAACATCTAAATTAACTATACATCTAAATAAATATAACTACACATCTCAAATTTTCCTAATCTTAAAACTAAATTAAACATAAACTAAAATAATATAACTACAcatccatacatacatacatacacataCATATACATCCAcattatatatgaacaaaaaaatgcTAATTTTATGAACATAAAAAGGTTTCCTCACAAAAAAAGGCGGGGGCGGGccggggcaggggcgcgggcgacggcgacgacgacaACAAGGTGGAGCAGGCgtcgggcggcgacggcgaggaggAGCAGGGGCGTCGGGGGAAGAAGTGATGGATTTGGTCGAAACTGCTAAGTGTTTTTCTTATATACCCAGGGCATTGGTCCGATTCGTGGCACCAGCCGGGACCAATGCCCCATTTAGTCCCGGTTgatgctgttggaaatatgccctagaggcaataataaattggttattattatatttccttgttcatgataatcgtttattatccatgctagaattgtattgataggaaactcagatacatgtgtggatacatagacaacaccatgtccctagtaaggctctagttgactagctcgttgatcaatagatggttatggtttcctgaccatggacattggatgtcgttgataacgggatcacatcattaggagaatgatgtgatggacaagacccaatcctaagcctagcacaagatcgtgtagttcgtttgctaaagcttttctaatgtcaagtatcatttccttagaccatgagattgtgcaactcccggataccgtaggagtgctttgggtttgccaaacatcacaacgtaactgggtggctataaaggtacactacaggtatctccgaaagtgtctgttgggttggcacgaatcgagactgggatttgtcactccgtgtaaacggagaggtatctctgggcccactcggtaggacatcatcataatgtgcacaatgtgaccaaggagttgatcacgggatgatgtgttatcgagcgagtaaagagacttgctggtaacgagattgaacaaggtatcggataccgacgatcgaatctcgggcaagtacaataccgcaggacaaagggaattgtatacgggattgattgaatcctcgacatcgtggttcatccgatgagatcatcatggaacatgtgggagccaacatgggtatccagatccctctgttggttattggccagaaagttgtctcggtcatgtctgcatggttcccgaacccgtagggtctacacacttaaggttcagtgacgctagagttgttatgggaaatagtatgtggttaccgaaggttgttcggagtcccggatgagatcccggacatgacgaggagctccggaatggtctggaggtgaagatcggtatattggacgaagggtattggagtccggaattgttccgggggtaccaggtgatgaccagcgtgtccgaaaggggtttcggaggccccgacaagcgttggggggccttatgggccaaggggagagggcacatcagcccactaaggggctgagcgcccctcccaccccatctcacgtaaccaggagaggtggggcgCCACCGCTAGGtcagccgcccctcccggcttggggggcaagtttcctagggggtgggggcgcccaaacccatctggggtttcccctgtggccgtcgcccctcccctagggaaccctagggcacctccccctcctcccttccccctatatatagtgagggagagagagggcagccgcacccttcccctggcacAGCCCTtttcctcctccaacacctcatcctcagtgcttggcgaagccctgctggagaaccacgagctccatgccaccacgccgtcgtgctgctggagttctccctcaacttctcctctccccttgctggatcaagaaggaggagacgtccccgggctgtacgtgtgttgaacgcggaggcgccgtccgttccagcgcttagatcggaatcaaccgtgatctgaatcgctgcgagtacgactccttcagccgcgttcttgcaacgcttccgtttagcgatctacaagggtatgtagatgcactctccttcccctcgttgctagattactccatagattgatcttggtgatgcgtagaaaattttaaatttctgctacgatccccaacagtggcatcatgagctaggtctatgcgtagtttctatgcacgagtagaacacaaagcagttgtgggcgtcgatattgtcaatttacttgccgttactagtcttcttgattcggcggcatcgtgggatgaagcgcccggaccgaccttacacgtacgcttacgtgagactggttccaccgactgacatgcactagttgcataaggtggctagcgggtgtctgtctctcccactttagtcagatcggattcgatgagaagggtccttatgaagggtaaatagaaattggcatatcacgttgtggttttcgcgtaggtaagaaacgttcttgctagaaacctatagcagccacgtaaaaacttgcaacaacaattagaggacgtctaacttgtttttgcagcatatgccgtgtgatgtgatatggccaaaaggatgtgatgaatgatatatgtgatgtatgagattgatcatgttcttgtaataggaatcacgacttgcatgtcgatgagtatgacaaccggcaggagccataggagttgtcttaatttatttatgacctgggtgtcaacataaacgtcatgtaattactttactttattgctaaagcgttagccatagtagtagaagtaatagatgacgagacaacttcgagaagacacgatgatggagatcatgatgatggagatcatggtgtcatgccggtgacaacgatgatcatggagccccgaagatggagatcaaaaggagcaaaacgatattggccatatcatgtcactatttgattgcatgtgatgtttatcatgttttacatcttatttgcttagaacgacggtagcttaaataagatgatccctcactaaaatttcaagaaaagtgtcccccctaactgtgcaccattgtgAAGGTTcattgttttgaagcaccacgtgatgatcgggtgtgatagattctaacgttcgaatacaatgggtgttgatgagcctagcatgtacagacatggcctcgggacacatgcgaaacattTAGgctgacttgacgagcctagcatgtacagacatggcctcagaacacggaagaccgaaaggtcgaacatgagtcgtatagaagatacgatcaacatgagatgttcaccgttgatgactagtccgtctcacgtgatgatcggacacggcctagtcgattcggatcatgtttcacttagatgactagagggatgtctatctaagtgggagtttattaaataatttgattagatgaactcaattatcatgaacatagtctaaattgtctttgcaaatatgttgtagataaatagctcacgttgtagttccctgtttcaatatgttcctagagaaagattaagttgaaagatattgtaagcaatgatgcggactaggtccgtagtccgaggagtgtcctcactgctacacagaaggcttacgtctttgatgcaccgctcgatgtgcaaacccctacaacgtcgtctgtggatgttgtgaacacctgacagacacattctgatgactacttgatagtttagtgcaccatactttacggcttagaatcgggattccaatgacgttttgaacgccatagaacatatgagatgttacaagagctgaaattgggatttcaggctcatgcccgtgttgagaggtgtgagacctctgacaagttctttagccaacaagatggaggagaatagctcagctagtgagcatgtgctcagaatgtctgggtgctacaatcacttaaatcaagtgggagttaaacttccagataagatagtgattgatagagttctctagccactatcactaagctactagatcttcgtgatgaactatgacatgaaagggatggagttgatcccggagctgttcgcggtgcttaagaccgcaaaaggtagaaatcaagaaggagcatcaagtgttgacggtttaacaagaccactggtttcaagaagggcaagggctagaagggaaacttcatggatggcaaaccagttgccgctccagtgaaggaacccaaggttgaacccaaacccgagactaagtgcttctattgtaaggggaacgatcactggtagcggaattaccccaaatgcatggtagaaaagaaggctggcaacttcaacaaagtatatacgtgttattaatgtgtacctcactagtactcctggtagtacctgggtattggataccggttcagttgctattattggtgactagaagcaaaagctacggactaaacggagactggctaagggcgaggtgacgatgtgtgttggaagtgtttccaaagttgatgagatcaccatcgcatgctccatctgccttcgggattagtattgaacctagataaatgttatcaggtgtctacgttgagcatgaatatgattagatcatgttcattgcaatacagttattcatttaagttagagaataatggttattctgtttacatgaataataccttccatggtcatgcaccctatgtgaatggttccgtgaatctcggtcgtagtaatacacatgttcacgccaaaagatgtagatagtaccactttcttgtggcactaccgcttaggtcatattggcgtaagatgcatgaagaaactccatgtcgatggatgtttggagtcacttgattttgaatcgcttgacacatgcgagccatgccttaTGGGCAGGATGattaagaccccgttttcaggtacaatgaaacgggcaattgacttgttggaaatcatacatgttGATGCGTgcgatccaatgagaattgaagcgtgcggtggatattgctattttctcatcttcactgacaatttgagtagatataggtatatttacttaatgaagcacaagtctgaaatgtttgaaaagttcaagcgatttcagagtgaagttaagaat
Protein-coding sequences here:
- the LOC125510524 gene encoding patatin-like protein 3, with the translated sequence MEAMASPIPMDVDKLSYEIFALLESKFLFGAGGAGCLSGPGTPFRGANDGRVRVLAVDGCGAGAGDALLAAAALARLEAGLRQRAGDPDARVADFFDVAAGAGAGGVLAAMLFLKGADGRPRYTAEEALAFVAGSVGKDWGGRRRGWTKLFRGGARKAERSFRRVFGDATLRDTVAPVLVPCYDLATGAPFMFSRADAVESDSFDFRLTDVCAATCAAAGAAAAVRSVDGRTAIAAASGAVAAMGNPASAAITHVLHNKQEFPLAVSMDDILVLSIGTGASSSAASCGNGWSTPMPTRSPSRDELARVTAQGVADMVDEAVAMAFGHASDSNYVRLQASNALNSPHTQTAGAEAGAMLSQRNVESVLFRGRRLSDRTNAEKVDALAAELVKEQERRMRSPLPNVVIKQVASPRLSSATTASSVTATVRTASTMPSPASWDSRQ